One window of the Salmo trutta chromosome 35, fSalTru1.1, whole genome shotgun sequence genome contains the following:
- the LOC115175212 gene encoding G-protein coupled receptor 6-like, with the protein MCADMNKTFLCNDTAMTVVVAGEALPWMETDFPERNVSLGLSTAPLDLSINPWDIMLCMAGTVIACENAIVVAIIFYTPTLRTPMFVLVGSLATADLLAGMGLILNFVFQYVLSSETISLITVGFLVASFTASISSLLAITVDRYFSLYNALTYFSEKTLHYVHLMLVSTWGVSLCLGLLPVLGWNCLDDPSLCSIVRPLTRSNVTLLAVSFFIIFILMLTLYFKICKIVCRHAHQIALQQHFFTTSHYVATKKGVATLAIILGTFGSSWLPFAIYCLVGEREYPSVYTYATLLPATYNSMINPIIYAYRNAEIQRSLYVLFCGCFQSNVATHSRSPSEV; encoded by the coding sequence ATGTGCGCAGACATGAACAAGACTTTCCTGTGTAACGACACCGCAATGACGGTTGTGGTGGCTGGAGAGGCTCTCCCGTGGATGGAGACCGACTTTCCAGAGCGCAATGTCAGCCTGGGGCTCTCCACCGCCCCTCTGGACTTATCCATTAACCCGTGGGACATCATGCTTTGCATGGCGGGCACTGTCATCGCCTGTGAGAACGCCATCGTGGTGGCTATCATCTTCTATACACCCACCCTGCGCACCCCCATGTTTGTTCTCGTAGGAAGCCTAGCCACAGCGGATTTACTGGCAGGCATGGGATTAATCCTCAACTTCGTGTTCCAGTACGTCCTCTCCTCAGAGACTATCAGCCTTATTACTGTTGGGTTCCTAGTGGCCTCCTTCACGGCGTCCATAAGTAGCCTGCTGGCTATAACAGTGGACCGGTATTTCTCTTTATACAATGCACTGACTTACTTCTCAGAGAAGACGCTCCACTACGTGCACCTGATGCTGGTGAGCACATGGGGCGTGTCTCTGTGCCTGGGCCTGCTGCCTGTGCTAGGCTGGAACTGCCTGGACGACCCAAGCTTGTGTAGCATCGTGCGCCCACTCACTCGCAGCAATGTGACATTGTTGGCGGTCTCTTTCTTCATCATCTTCATACTCATGCTGACCCTCTACTTCAAGATCTGCAAGATCGTGTGCCGCCACGCGCACCAGATCGCTCTTCAACAGCACTTCTTCACCACATCGCACTACGTGGCCACCAAGAAGGGTGTGGCCACGCTCGCCATCATCCTAGGCACCTTCGGCTCGAGCTGGCTACCCTTCGCCATCTACTGCCTGGTGGGAGAGCGCGAATACCCGTCGGTATACACGTATGCCACGCTGCTTCCGGCCACCTACAACTCCATGATCAACCCAATCATCTACGCCTACCGTAATGCCGAGATCCAGCGCTCGCTCTACGTCCTCTTCTGCGGCTGCTTTCAGAGCAACGTAGCCACCCACTCCAGGTCACCCAGTGAAGTTTAG